From Lytechinus variegatus isolate NC3 chromosome 16, Lvar_3.0, whole genome shotgun sequence, the proteins below share one genomic window:
- the LOC121429628 gene encoding sodium- and chloride-dependent betaine transporter-like: MSTDREKWSWKLDFLATNIGFVACFENMFRLPYLCYRNGGFIFFIPYLLAVTLITIPLMFLEMVVGQYTSSGSIRAWKICPLFRGVGVASTVALFWRNIYYNVILAYSLYYLYSSCIGDELPWKSCGHEWNTPTCLDYDSEWVCINGTYLAVKKSDIPQLPTNQPTSEYVWDVRSVPSFDDYDRCGVRPYKTVPSQEFWKHKVRGQPEVSRGMFDVGGVVWHLALCLFLAWTLVYFGLWKGVKWMAKVFYFNVPFIYVVLFALLIRGVTLPGAFDGLLFFIFPNVHRLGVIDVWIAAGKEAFYSFSIGLGAFTALGSFNKFHYNFYRDCMIVSYLKVITSMYCGVVVFSFIGFVAYTEGIQVNSAVELGVNLMFSVFPHAFSHIASSRVWSFLFFLVLLNIGLNIQLVTVKAFVASLTDIVPVWMRIRYYRELLVLGVCVINFLIGLALVTKGGWHVFVFFDFHGSGLLTLTWICLYESIAIGWFYGFRRISSNIAEMLKWRQIEWYLVGWLVTCPILTLLLWIAAIFDLAELRFYQPPWAIAIGVFIDISTMVWIHGAMLYAIIYQLIKGDGSIWTRLKLTVQPAITPLREEEEEPAQIEMM, from the exons ATGTCAACGGATCGAGAAAAATGGAGCTGGAAACTAGATTTCTTAGCGACGAATATCGGATTTGTAGCCTGTTTCGAAAATATGTTTCGCTTGCCTTACCTCTGCTATAGGAACGGTGGAT TTATTTTCTTCATCCCATACCTACTGGCTGTGACGTTAATTACGATCCCTCTTATGTTCTTGGAGATGGTTGTTGGTCAATATACATCATCTGGATCCATCAGGGCCTGGAAGATTTGCCCACTGTTCAGAG GTGTTGGTGTAGCTTCCACTGTGGCGTTATTTTGGCGTAACATCTACTATAACGTCATCTTGGCCTACAGCTTATACTATCTCTACAGCTCTTGCATTGGCGATGAGCTTCCATGGAAGAGCTGCGGTCATGAATGGAACACGCCCACCTGCCTTGATTATGAC TCCGAATGGGTTTGCATCAATGGAACATACCTCGCCGTCAAGAAGAGTGATATACCACAGCttccaaccaaccaaccaacatCCGAATATGTGTGGGATGTGAGATCAGTACCTTCCTTTGATGACTACGACCGATGCGGTGTTAGGCCTTACAAAACAGTACCGTCGCAAGAATTTTGGAA GCACAAAGTGCGCGGTCAACCTGAAGTGTCAAGAGGAATGTTCGACGTTGGAGGAGTTGTTTGGCATCTGGCCTTATGTCTTTTCCTCGCTTGGACACTCGTATACTTTGGCCTGTGGAAGGGCGTCAAGTGGATGGCCAAG GTGTTCTATTTCAACGTTCCCTTCATATACGTCGTCCTCTTTGCGTTGCTGATCCGTGGGGTAACATTACCCGGAGCTTTTGATGGATTGCTGTTTTTTATCTTTCCAAACGTGCACAGACTCGGAGTTATTGAT GTATGGATAGCTGCTGGAAAAGAGGCTTTTTATTCCTTTTCGATTGGACTTGGTGCCTTCACAGCACTTGGGAGTTTTAACAAGTTCCACTACAATTTTTATAG GGACTGTATGATCGTATCTTATTTGAAGGTGATTACGAGTATGTACTGTGGTGTCGTGGTTTTCTCCTTCATTGGCTTCGTAGCGTACACCGAGGGAATCCAAGTAAATAGTGCTGTAGAATTAG GTGTCAACCTGATGTTCTCGGTCTTTCCTCATGCCTTTTCTCATATTGCTTCGTCACGAGTCTGgtcatttttattctttcttgtTCTTCTGAACATTGGTCTAAACATACAG CTCGTCACAGTCAAAGCATTCGTTGCCTCTCTCACTGATATTGTCCCTGTCTGGATGCGGATACGGTATTACAGAGAACTGCTTGTTTTAGGGGTCTGCgtaattaatttcttgatcGGCCTCGCTCTTGTGACGAAG GGAGGTTGGCATGTCTTTGTATTCTTCGACTTTCATGGGTCTGGCCTACTGACCCTCACTTGGATCTGTCTTTACGAGAGCATTGCAATTGGATGGTTCTATG GATTTAGGCGTATTTCGTCAAACATTGCTGAAATGCTGAAATGGCGGCAGATTGAATGGTACCTAGTAGGGTGGCTAGTTACCTGCCCAATCCTTACCCTG CTTCTTTGGATTGCTGCAATATTTGATCTGGCGGAGCTCCGGTTCTACCAACCCCCTTGGGCCATTGCTATAGGCGTCTTCATTGATATCTCAACTATGGTTTGGATCCACGGTGCCATGCTCTATGCCATTATCTATCAGTTGATCAAAGGTGATGGATCCATTTGGACG AGACTGAAACTGACTGTTCAACCAGCGATCACCCCTCTtcgcgaagaagaagaagaaccaGCTCAAATAGAAATGATGTAA